A single region of the Bdellovibrionales bacterium CG10_big_fil_rev_8_21_14_0_10_45_34 genome encodes:
- a CDS encoding YbaB/EbfC family nucleoid-associated protein: MKGFPGGMQQFIKQANQMQSRIQKLQEQLETKEYAGTAGGGSVSAIATGKLDVKSITIKPEVLEAADTEMVQDLVMIAVNEALKLAKAERDAEMQKTTGGMGIPGIF, from the coding sequence ATGAAAGGCTTTCCCGGCGGAATGCAGCAGTTCATCAAGCAAGCAAACCAAATGCAAAGTCGCATTCAGAAGCTGCAGGAGCAGCTGGAGACGAAAGAGTACGCGGGAACGGCGGGAGGAGGCTCTGTTTCGGCCATTGCCACCGGTAAGCTTGATGTCAAAAGCATAACAATTAAACCCGAGGTCCTCGAAGCAGCAGATACGGAAATGGTTCAAGATCTTGTGATGATCGCTGTTAATGAGGCCCTCAAACTGGCCAAAGCTGAGCGAGATGCAGAAATGCAGAAAACCACTGGCGGAATGGGGATCCCAGGGATTTTCTAG
- a CDS encoding gliding-motility protein MglA yields the protein MSVVNYNAKEIHCKIVYYGPSLGGKTTNVQWIYQKTNPDKKSEMRFLPTENERTLFFDFLPLEIGKVQDFTTRFHLYSVPGQIVYDSSRKLVMKGLDGVIFVADSQRERMDENVEALKNLETNLKQQGYDIHQIPLVFQYNKRDLPNALPISELRSKLNRFNAPELEAVASEGSGVFDTLKIISKKILNVLKGGEI from the coding sequence ATGTCTGTCGTGAATTACAACGCCAAAGAAATCCACTGCAAAATAGTTTATTACGGTCCTTCATTGGGCGGCAAAACTACGAATGTTCAGTGGATTTACCAAAAAACCAATCCCGACAAAAAAAGCGAGATGCGGTTTTTACCTACAGAAAACGAACGAACTCTTTTTTTTGATTTCTTGCCTTTAGAAATTGGTAAGGTTCAAGATTTTACAACTCGGTTTCATTTGTACTCTGTGCCTGGGCAAATCGTTTATGACTCTAGCCGAAAGCTAGTCATGAAAGGCCTAGACGGTGTGATCTTTGTAGCTGACTCGCAAAGAGAGCGCATGGATGAAAATGTTGAGGCTCTAAAAAATCTTGAAACAAATTTGAAGCAGCAAGGATACGACATTCACCAAATTCCGTTGGTGTTCCAATACAACAAGCGAGACCTACCAAATGCGCTTCCGATTAGTGAGCTACGCTCAAAGCTAAACCGTTTCAATGCCCCGGAACTTGAGGCCGTCGCCAGCGAAGGCAGCGGCGTGTTTGACACCCTCAAGATCATTTCAAAGAAAATATTAAATGTCCTTAAGGGCGGCGAAATCTAG
- a CDS encoding quinolinate synthase, translating to MGVVEEILLYKKQNGFQILAHYYEEGDIQDIADEIGDSLFLAQKGSQSDKQNIILAGVVFMGESVKLLAPHKRVFVPDVNAGCSLVHGSPEVKFRKWRESFEDAICVTYINSSVKVKALSDIICTSSNAEKIIASIPSGKKVLFAPDQNLGRYLIKKTGREMELWPGSCEVHVLFHAKELDKLIRQNPEAVVIAHPECNDGILSLSHVIGSTSRLLEEVRSNPAKKFIVATEEGILHQMKKVRPDAELIQAPTEAGCGCNQCPYMKLNTLEKILRILKEGVSSAAGTQKLLPEEIFIETEYFEKANLALERMMKVSRGEPIDWNSGISI from the coding sequence ATGGGCGTAGTCGAAGAAATTCTCCTATATAAAAAGCAAAATGGCTTTCAGATCTTGGCGCACTACTATGAAGAGGGTGATATCCAAGACATCGCCGATGAGATTGGCGATAGCTTGTTTTTAGCCCAAAAAGGCTCTCAGTCTGACAAGCAAAACATCATTTTGGCTGGCGTTGTTTTCATGGGCGAAAGCGTGAAGCTGTTGGCCCCCCACAAGCGAGTCTTTGTGCCCGATGTGAATGCGGGGTGCAGCCTAGTTCATGGATCGCCAGAAGTTAAGTTTCGGAAGTGGCGCGAAAGTTTTGAAGATGCGATTTGTGTTACCTACATTAATAGCAGCGTTAAGGTAAAGGCTTTATCAGACATCATCTGTACCTCTAGTAACGCAGAAAAAATCATCGCAAGCATTCCATCAGGTAAAAAAGTGCTATTTGCTCCTGATCAAAACTTGGGCCGTTATCTTATTAAAAAAACAGGTCGTGAAATGGAGCTTTGGCCGGGCAGCTGCGAAGTTCACGTTCTTTTTCACGCAAAAGAACTCGATAAACTTATAAGGCAGAATCCGGAGGCCGTCGTGATTGCTCATCCGGAGTGCAATGACGGAATTCTTTCTCTTTCGCATGTAATTGGCTCGACGTCACGACTCCTTGAAGAGGTTCGGTCCAATCCTGCAAAGAAGTTTATAGTTGCTACAGAAGAAGGCATTCTACATCAAATGAAAAAGGTTCGCCCAGATGCTGAGCTGATACAGGCGCCTACTGAGGCGGGCTGTGGCTGCAATCAGTGCCCTTATATGAAGCTCAATACCTTAGAGAAAATCCTGAGAATACTGAAAGAGGGTGTTTCGAGTGCTGCCGGCACTCAAAAGTTGCTTCCCGAAGAGATCTTTATAGAGACTGAATATTTTGAAAAGGCGAATTTGGCACTTGAGCGAATGATGAAAGTTTCTCGCGGCGAGCCGATTGATTGGAACTCTGGTATCTCAATTTGA
- a CDS encoding recombination protein RecR translates to MSQQIPTLQRLISELSRLPGIGEKTAERLCYFILKTGSEYSDRLKQALSDVQINVKTCQICYSYTDLEEICHICRNPDRDLHSICVVEQASDIFRIESAGAFKGQYHVLQGALSPLDGVLAEDLRVKELFERLDEAIVAEAPIKEIILALDADIEGDTTALYLAKMLEGRGVRLTRIAHGVPFGTNIDYIDQRTLCRALENRVEI, encoded by the coding sequence ATGAGCCAACAAATACCTACTCTTCAAAGACTTATTAGTGAACTCTCGAGGCTGCCGGGCATTGGTGAGAAAACCGCTGAGCGGCTTTGCTATTTTATCTTAAAGACTGGATCTGAATATTCAGATCGTCTCAAGCAAGCTCTTAGCGATGTTCAAATCAACGTAAAGACCTGTCAAATATGTTACTCGTACACGGACCTTGAGGAGATATGCCATATCTGCCGAAACCCCGACCGCGACCTCCACTCAATTTGCGTCGTCGAGCAAGCCTCTGATATTTTTCGAATTGAGTCTGCGGGAGCCTTCAAAGGGCAGTATCATGTTCTTCAGGGCGCGCTCTCTCCACTTGATGGCGTTTTAGCTGAGGACCTTCGAGTAAAGGAACTTTTTGAAAGACTCGATGAAGCTATCGTTGCCGAAGCACCTATTAAAGAGATTATTCTTGCGCTAGATGCCGATATTGAGGGCGACACAACGGCTCTCTACTTGGCGAAAATGCTTGAAGGTAGAGGCGTGCGCTTAACAAGAATTGCGCATGGTGTTCCATTTGGAACGAATATAGATTATATTGATCAACGAACACTTTGTCGGGCTCTTGAAAATAGGGTGGAGATTTAA